The following proteins are co-located in the Vidua macroura isolate BioBank_ID:100142 chromosome 29, ASM2450914v1, whole genome shotgun sequence genome:
- the LOC128820635 gene encoding alpha-endosulfine-like, with the protein MSLRPLLCVHWVELLSVTQLRQWRRWRPFWSRARGRTQRRERGAPLAAMAAPLGTGAFTEETGREKQAAAELGAVSPARAELEAKYPGLGLRPGGAQFLLRRLHKGQKYFDSGDYNMAKAKMKNKQLPSAGPDKNLVTGDHIPTPQDLPQRKSSLVTSKLAG; encoded by the exons ATGTCACTGCGGCCGCTTCTCTGCGTTCATTGGGTAGAGCTGCTGTCCGTCACGCAGCTGAGGCAGTGGAGGCGTTGGCGGCCATTTTGGAGCAGGGCGCGGGGCCGGACGCAGCGGAGGGAGCGCGGAGCCCCCCTCGCCGCCATGGCAGCCCCGCTCGGTACCGGCGCCTTCACGGAGGAGACCGGGCGGGAGAAACAG gctgctgcgGAGCTCGGGGCCGTTTCCCCCGCCAGGGCCGAGCTCGAGGCCAAATaccccgggctggggctgcggCCGGGGGGGGCACAGTTCCTCCTGAGGAGGCTGCACAAGGGG CAAAAATACTTTGATTCTGGCGACTACAACATGGCCAAGGCCAAGATGAAGAACAAGCAGCTGCCAAGTGCAGGGCCTGACAAGAACCTGGTGACAGGAGACCACATCCCCACGCCCCAGGACCTGCCCCAGAGGAAGTCCTCACTGGTCACCAGCAAGCTGGCGGGGTAG